A genomic segment from Danio aesculapii chromosome 17, fDanAes4.1, whole genome shotgun sequence encodes:
- the traf3 gene encoding TNF receptor-associated factor 3 codes for MSAGRNVEQQIPLQQRAPSLAMPSMAQRPRPEPGFSPLQGGFRDRFVTTPEPKYCCETCRLVLCNPRQTECGHRFCESCISDLLSKPNPVCPADLLPLFEDKIFRDVCCNREIMALKVYCRSEKNGCKEQMCLQQVMEHLVVCPYFEVPCPLGKCKEKMMRKDMPEHLSRKCKHREITCEFCSLKMALTELQKHKETVCPAFPVACPNNCSFSSILRSELSSHQHDCPKAQVTCSFIRYGCSYKGLNQEMREHESSFASEHLRMMAVRNTTLEAKVEDVKSELMERYKVLPSLSSRLAEVERQYEEMREKNRQLEQKLVSMQMLMSSHSEKLLEVEMELRELRPLRAMREEVEALRGSVESMRSVVSSLDSGCVGSTTGSHTLASLEQQLTRHDDLMSVHDVRLAEMDLKLQVLETASFNGTLIWKIRDYKRRKQEAVISKTLSLYSQPFYTGYFGYKMCARVYLNGDGMGKGTHLSLFFVVMRGEYDALLPWPFKQKVTLMLMDQGPARKHLGDAFKPDPSSSSFRRPTGEMNIASGCPLFVAQTVLENGTYIKDDTIFIKVTVDTSDLPDP; via the exons ATGTCCGCAGGGCGTAATGTGGAACAGCAGATTCCCCTGCAGCAGCGTGCTCCATCTCTTGCCATGCCCTCCATGGCCCAGCGGCCTAGGCCCGAGCCGGGCTTCTCTCCCCTGCAAGGCGGCTTCAGGGACCGCTTTGTCACGACGCCCGAGCCCAAGTATTGCTGCGAGACCTGCAGGCTAGTTCTCTGTAACCCACGGCAGACTGAGTGTGGACATCGCTTCTGCGAGAGCTGCATCAGTGACCTGCTCAG taaGCCTAACCCAGTGTGTCCAGCTGATCTACTACCACTTTTTGAAGATAAG aTATTCCGGGATGTTTGCTGCAATAGGGAAATCATGGCTCTGAAGGTCTACTGCCGAAGTGAGAAAAATGGATGTAAAGAACAAATGTGTTTACAGCAGGTCATG GAGCATTTGGTAGTTTGTCCATATTTCGAGGTGCCGTGTCCTTTGGGAAAATGTAAGGAGAAGATGATGAGAAAAGATATGCCCGAGCACCTAAGCCGCAAATGCAAACACAGAGAGATCACCTGTGAATTCTGCAGTCTCAAAATGGCCCTCACTGAATTACAG AAACACAAAGAAACAGTCTGTCCTGCATTTCCTGTAGCATGTCCTAATAATTGCTCGTTTTCTTCTATTCTAAGAAGTGAG CTGTCAAGTCACCAGCATGACTGTCCAAAGGCTCAGGTGACCTGTTCCTTCATTCGCTATGGATGCTCCTATAAG GGGCTGAATCAAGAGATGAGGGAACATGAGTCCAGTTTTGCGTCTGAGCATCTGAGAATGATGGCAGTCAGAAACACCACACTAGAAGCCAAG gttgaAGATGTGAAGAGTGAGTTGATGGAGCGTTATAAAGTTCTGCCGAGTCTCAGCAGTCGTCTTGCTGAGGTGGAGCGTCAGTATGAGGAGATGAGAGAAAAGAACAGGCAGCTGGAGCAGAAGCTGGTCAGCATGCAG ATGTTGATGAGCTCTCACTCAGAGAAGCTGCTGGAGGTGGAGATGGAGCTGCGGGAGCTCCGTCCACTGCGGGCCATGAGGGAGGAGGTGGAGGCTCTCAGGGGGTCCGTGGAGAGCATGCGCTCAGTGGTCTCTTCTCTCGACTCAGGCTGTGTCGGTTCCACTACTGGTTCTCATACCCTGG CCTCCTTAGAGCAGCAGCTCACACGCCATGATGACCTGATGAGCGTTCATGACGTGCGGCTGGCAGAGATGGATCTGAAGCTGCAGGTGCTGGAGACGGCCAGCTTCAACGGTACTCTCATTTGGAAGATCCGGGACTACAAAAGGCGGAAACAGGAAGCTGTGATTTCCAAAACTCTCTCGCTCTACAGCCAGCCCTTTTACACAGGGTATTTCGGCTATAAGATGTGCGCCCGCGTCTATCTCAATGGAGACGGGATGGGCAAAGGCACACATCTCTCGCTCTTCTTCGTGGTCATGCGTGGTGAATATGATGCCTTGCTACCATGGCCGTTCAAACAGAAAGTAACATTAATGCTAATGGACCAGGGGCCGGCACGAAAACACTTAGGCGATGCCTTCAAACCGGACCCCAGTAGCAGTAGCTTTCGCCGGCCCACTGGCGAAATGAACATTGCATCAGGCTGTCCGCTTTTTGTGGCTCAGACTGTGCTAGAAAATGGAACCTATATCAAAGACGACACCATCTTTATAAAAGTGACTGTAGACACTTCAGACCTCCCTGACCCTTGA